The following are from one region of the Littorina saxatilis isolate snail1 linkage group LG4, US_GU_Lsax_2.0, whole genome shotgun sequence genome:
- the LOC138963657 gene encoding D(2) dopamine receptor B-like, protein MLSAKLIGWRDFEGVPGVCMVIGWACTIACVGSCLTLTVLSLNRYVLICHHTIYRKIFTYRNSIIICVFIVLFACLLIVFNFFGIGDHSFDYKSFECVWDRMATHDFTIFFSIVLVWMPMTVSGIAYGRTYWYVYKVRKTVAKSRGKSSVSRVGSTIPMSEQTPQDNNTGGKVLSVKAWAGAERDDEEEEEEEEKSVKGEDDRVYDGEDSQTSESTVNMDQESDLMGPTTGGAQAVGSNQLTVPKGSATFGALTSSPPTGAAAQKGAQKTPATLQTAGMSPTTSDKPPGHPGLKLARPLFIIYVAFTTCWLPYSLGVSFDRYDTFPHELHAFITAFAHANSSVNWLVYYMTHNKMRRAFQGLLSCRRTRGSKASVQPLTTPMTVRSQKQEG, encoded by the coding sequence ATGCTTTCAGCCAAGCTGATCGGGTGGCGGGATTTCGAGGGTGTGCCGGGGGTGTGCATGGTGATTGGCTGGGCTTGCACCATCGCGTGCGTGGGGTCGTGCCTGACCTTGACCGTGCTGAGCCTCAACCGCTACGTGCTCATCTGCCACCACACCATCTACCGCAAGATCTTCACCTACCGCAACAGCATCATCATTTGCGTCTTCATCGTTCTCTTCGCTTGCCTCCTCATCGTCTTCAACTTTTTCGGCATCGGCGACCACTCCTTTGACTACAAGAGCTTCGAGTGCGTGTGGGACCGCATGGCCACGCACGACTTCACCATCTTCTTCTCCATCGTGCTGGTCTGGATGCCCATGACCGTGTCCGGGATCGCCTACGGCAGGACCTACTGGTACGTCTACAAGGTCCGCAAGACGGTGGCCAAGTCCAGGGGCAAGAGCAGCGTCAGCAGAGTCGGGTCCACCATCCCCATGTCGGAGCAGACGCCACAGGACAACAACACCGGGGGCAAAGTCCTCAGCGTCAAGGCCTGGGCTGGGGCCGAGAGGgacgacgaggaggaggaggaggaggaggagaagagcGTGAAGGGCGAAGACGACAGGGTGTACGACGGAGAGGACTCCCAGACCAGCGAGAGCACCGTCAACATGGACCAGGAGTCGGACCTGATGGGCCCCACAACTGGCGGCGCGCAGGCCGTGGGCAGCAACCAGCTCACGGTTCCCAAGGGCAGCGCCACCTTCGGAGCCCTCACCAGTTCCCCACCGACAGGGGCAGCGGCACAGAAAGGGGCACAGAAGACCCCAGCGACCCTCCAAACCGCCGGAATGAGCCCCACGACTTCGGACAAGCCTCCGGGTCACCCGGGTCTGAAGCTGGCCAGGCCGCTGTTTATCATCTACGTGGCCTTCACCACCTGCTGGCTGCCCTACTCCCTCGGTGTCAGCTTCGACCGTTACGACACGTTCCCGCACGAGCTGCACGCCTTCATCACGGCCTTCGCCCACGCCAACTCCTCGGTGAACTGGCTGGTGTACTACATGACGCACAACAAGATGCGCCGCGCTTTCCAAGGCCTGCTCAGTTGTCGCAGAACCCGCGGTTCTAAGGCTAGTGTACAACCCCTCACCACGCCGATGACGGTCAGGTCACAGAAACAAGAGGGCTGA